CGTCGTCGTCGACTCGTCGTCGAGCGCGGGGATCTGCCCGTCGCGCTCGGGGTAGTAGTTGTTCGTGTCGATGACGACCTTGCCGGCGAGGGGCTCCACGGGCACGCTGCCGATGCTCTTGAGAGGAATCGTCACGACGACGATGTCTCCCTCGCTTGCCGCCTCGACCGTCGTGCCGGCGCGGGCATGGGGGCCGAGCTCCCGCACGAGCGCCGCGAGCGTCTCGGGGCCGCGCGAGTTGCTGATCAGCACGCCGTAGCCGTGCGCCACCGCGAGGCGCGCGACCTGGCTTCCGATGTGTCCCGCTCCGATGAGTCCGATCGTCTTCATGAGCAAGATCGTGTCACAGGTGCACGTCTCCGGTCCCGCTGACCCGGAACCGGATGTGGTCCTCAGGACCCGACGTCGATCGTCCCGTTCTTCGTCCCCTTCGCCTTATCGGGGGTGACGTACGAGTAGGAGTACTCGCCGCTCGCGCCCTTGTTGACGGTGTACTTCTGCGTCGGCTTTCCGCTGTCGATCGGCGCGGGACTCTTCTGCGGGGAGACACAGGTGGGAAGTGTGAAACCGGTGATGGTCTTGCCGGTGTTGTTCGTCCAGACGATCTTGTCGCCCGGCTTGCACCCCGTCAGACGAGCGGGGTTGGGGCCTCCGGGGTCCAGGGAAATGTTCTTCGTCGCCATGTCGTTCTCCTTCCGTTGCCAACCGCTTTGCCGGCTTACGGGAATCGGCGTGCGGCTCAGCTCGGCGTCTTCATGCGCGGGTCTTCGAGAAGCCGTGAAAGCTCGGGGTTGCGCAGGAGCTGCTGCCGCTGGAAGCCGAGATCCAGCGACCTGCGGAGGGCGGCGACCGCCTTCTCCCGCATCCCGAAGAGCTCGTAGACCTCCGCCGCGTCGGCCTGGATCTGTCCAGTGCCGGGGGAGAGGGTGAGCGCGGTGGAGAGCCGCTGGAGCGACAGCCGGCGATCTCCGGTCTTGGCGTAGTAGAGGGCCAGCTGGCTGTGGAGCGATGCGTCCCGCGGGCTCTCCTTCCGCTCGGCCTCGGCGAGCCGGATCGCGCGCTCGAACGCCTCGACCGCCGCCGCGTCCATCCCTTTCATCCAGGAGGAGACGTAGGCGAGGTTGCCCCACGCCAGCCAGTCCTCGCCGTCGAGCTCGAGCGCCTTTCGATAGGCGGCCGCGGCCTCCGGGTAGCGCTCTGCCCGCGAGTAGGCCGTGCCGAGGTTGGAGTAGGCCATGGTGCTCGGCTTCAGCGAGACGGCCCGCTCGTACAGGGTGATCGCCTCGGCGAACCGGCCGGTCTCGCTGAGGGCCGAACCGAGGTTGACGAGCGCGGCCGCGTTGTCGGGGGCGAGGCGGATGACCGCCCGCCACTCGCGCACGGCCTCCTCGAAACGCCCCTGCCGGAAGAGGAAGTTCGCGAACGCGTCGAGGATGGAGAGGTTCTCCGGGTCGAGAGAGAGAGCCTTTCGATAGGAGGCCTCGGCGTCCTCGAGCCGTCCGAGGCGCTCGTACTGGCGGGCGATCGCCTGGTTGGCCTCCGGGTCGTTGGCGTCGATCGCGAGCGCGCGCTCGAACGCGGCGAAGGCGAGGTCGTTGCTGCCCCGCATCCCGTGGATGCGCCCGAGGGCCACCTGCACCGGCGCGAGGCCGGGATTCAGCCGGACGGCCTCGTCGGCGCTCCTGCCCGCCGCGTCGAGCCAGGTCCTGTCGCGCGTCAACGCGTACTTGATCCGCTCGGCGTCGGCGAGACGCGCGAAAGCCAGGGCGAAGGCGGGGTCCTCTGCGGCGGCCTCGCGGAAGAGGCGGATCGCGTCGTCGAGGTTGGTTCCCTTGTCCCAGCGCTTCACCAGCTCGAGGCCCTCGAGGTAGCGGTCGTACGCGTTGCCGGGTGCGGAGGCCGCCGCCGTCCGGACCTCGGGGCTCGAAGGGAGCCGCGCCCTCCAGGCGAGGCCCACGACGACGACGCATCCGATGAGGACGGCGGCGGCGGCGGCGACGGCCCACGCCAGGCCCCGGCGCCCGGTCCGCGAGCGGAGGGGAGCGCCGGTGAGGGCTGCCAGCACCTCGCCTCCGTCCGCGAGGCGCTGCGCGGGGTCTTTTCTCAGCATCGCGTCCAGGACGTCCGTCACGTGGCGGCCCAGGCCGGGCCGCAGGCGGACGGCCGGCTCGGGCACGCGGTGGACGATCTCGTAGAGGACGGCGGCCGCCGAGCTGCCTCCGAACGGAGCCTTCCCCGTGAGCATCTCGTAGAGGACGATGCCGAGCGAGAAGACGTCGGTGCGGGCGTCCACGGGCTTCCCTTCGACCTGCTCCGGCGACATGTATCCCGGGGTCCCCACGACCGTGCCGAACTCGGTGAGGCGCTCCTTCGTGGGGCCGATGGAGTCCACCACTCCGGACTCGACGCAGGCGAGGCCGAAGTCGAGGACTTTCAGCTGCCCTCCCGGCGTGACCATCAGGTTCTGGGGCTTGAGGTCGCGGTGAACGATGCCCGCCGCGTGCGCGACGGCGAGCGCCGCCGCGGCCTGCCTCGCGTAGCCGAGCGCCTCGTCCACCGGCAGGGGCCCGGCGTCGAGGATCTGGCGCAGCGTCCGGCCCTCGACCCTCTCCATGACGATGAAGTCGACGCCCTGCTCGCGGCCGACGTCGTGGACCGTGACGATGCCGGGGTGGTTCAGCGCCGAGGCCGCCTGCGCCTCGCGCAGGAAGCGCTCGCGCCTCACCGGGGAGCCGGCGTCCCGGGTCAGGACCTTCACCGCGACCTCCCGCCCCAGCCGGGAGTCGGTGGCCCGGTAGACCTCTCCCATCCCTCCCGTACCGAGCGGGGCGAGGATCACGTAGGGTCCGAGCTGCGTGCCGGCGGGAAGGCTCATCGGGTGTCGAGCGCGATTATGTCCCGCCGGTGCGCCAGGGTAAGGAAGCCGGAGCGGGAAGGGCTCCTATCCGAGCTTCTTCTTCGGCTGCTTGTCCTTCTTCGCCTTGTCCTGCTGCTGATGCTTGGCGTCGCTCTGTTTCTGGCCTTTTTCCTTGTCCTTCTTGCCGCCCTTGTCTCCCATCGTGTCCCTCCGGTTCGCGCCGTCTCACACCGTTCCACGGTACCGGTGCGGCAGCAGGTTGTGGACCCATCTTCGCACCCTCCCGCCAGCGGAGGACCGCCGGGTGGAGCGGATTCGGTGTCTGAAGGTGCGAGGGGCAAACGGCCCTTCTTGCCGTCGGGATGGGCCCGCTACCCGCCCCCGCGCAGGAACGCGCGAAGGAACCGGGCCATGAAGGTCTCCCCTTCCTCTTCTTCGAACTCCTCGAGGGCGATCTCGACACGGTGACGCGGAACGACGACGCTGCCCAGTCGTCGATCCTCGATCTGAATCAGCCGGATCGTCCCGCCACGGCCCCTCTCGGACCACCGGACCGTGTCGCCGTCCACCTCCCAGGACGGCACCGCCGCCGGCAGGAGCCGGAAGAACTCCTCCCTGAGGAGGCTCATCTCCAGGCTTCTGCGGAAGACCACTCAGCCGCCGGCGACGGGAGGCCAGATGGCGAGGGCCTGGTCTTCCGACAGGACGCGCGCCGCGCGATCCTGCGGGGCGACCCACGCGCCGTCGACGAGGACGAGAAAGCACTGCGCCTCGGGGATCCCCTGACGCCGGATCACGTCGAGGACCGTGGCGCCCTCCTCGACCTCCAGCTCGACGCGGTGGCGGGCGCGCGACTCGGGTGGGAGGCGCTCGGTGAGCGACGCGAAGAGCTTGAGGGCAATCCTCATCCCGCCCCGCAGGCCGGCACGGCCGTCTCCACGTACGCCTGCATGACCTGCGCGGGGTCGTTCATCAGCCTTTTCTTCCAGGCCCCGAGCCGGCGGCGCCCCTCGATGAGCCCCCGAAAGGCGCCGACGTGATCGCCGAAGCCGACGCAGTTGGCGCCGACGAGACGGTCGCCGTCGAGCTGAAGGTTCAGGTAGCGGTACCGGGACTCGTCCAGCACCTCCGCCGACTCCCCGCCCGGCACGCCTTGCCACTCGCCGAAGGAGGACGCGGCGAGGCCGAGCGTCGTGAGGACGTTGAAGACGAAGCTCCCCTTGAAGCGGGTGGAATGCCCGGCCATGTTCAGTGCCGCGGTCCGGCCCTGCTCGGTCGCGTTGGGCTGGATGGCGTTGAGCTGCCGCTTCCCGGTGACGACGTCCGGGGTTTCCGCGACGTCGCCGGCCGCGTAGACGCCGGGGACGCTGCTCTGGAGGTTTGCGTCGACGACGACGCCCTGCCCGATCTCGACGCCGCTGCCCGCGAGGAACTCCCGGTTCGGGTCGACGCCGACGACGCTCAGGTAGATGTCCGCGTCGAGGGTGCGCCCCTCGCCCAGGTCCACCTTCAGGGCGGCTCCGCTCGCGGCGAGGCCCTTCGGCTGGGTCCGGGTCAGGATCTTCACGCCCTTCGACTCGCACCAGCGCCGGATGAGCCCGCTCGCGGTGGGGTTCATCATCCGCCGCACCATGTAGCTGCTGCGGACGAGGATGGTGAGGTCCGCGCCGCGCGCGAGGAGCCCCTCCATGATGATGCAGCCGACGAACCCCGCTCCCATCTGCACGACGCGGGTGCCGGGCCGGATGCCGGCGAGGAGGGCCCGGGCGTCCTCGAGGGTCCAGCAGGTGCGTACGCCCGGGAGGTCGATGCCGGGGATCTTCTCGCGGCTCGGCCTCGAGCCCGTCGCGACGAGGAGGCGGTCCCAGGGAAGGCCGCGCCCGTTGCCGACGTCGACGACCCGGGCGGCCGTGTCCACGGCCCGGGCGCGGGCCGGAACGAGGTCGATCCGCATCCGCCCGTAGTGGTCCCGGTCCTTGCGGATGAAGGTCCCCGCCTCGTCGATGTCCCCCTTCAGGAGGTACGGGATCGCCATCCGCGCGTACGGCGGCTCCCCCTCGCCGCAGAGGAGGGTGATCTCGGCGGAAGGATCGGCCTTGCGCAGGGTCTCCGCCGCGATCACGCCGGCGGGACCGCTTCCGATGATGACGTGCCTCACGCGAGACCCCGTCCCGATCAGACGCCGAGGCGCTTGCGCGTCCCGGGAGTCGGTATGCCCTCCGCCGTCCAGCCCCGGACCTCGTAGTACTCCGGCAGCATCACGTCGAGCTTCGAGACGGCCCCCTTCTGCGGGCCGGTCTTCGCAGCCTCCTTCATCAGGCGCGGCGGGAGGCAGTCGTCCTTCTTCGTGAGCCCCGCCGCGAGGTTGAACTCGCGCTCCATGTTCCAGATCCGCTCGCCGACGAGGAGGAGCCGCTCGGCGGACCAGTCGCCCTCGCAGGCGGCCTGGATCTGCGGCTGGATGTCGGCGAGCCCCCACGCGAAGGTGGTGAAGAGACAGATGCCCGCGGAATCCACCACGGCGGTGAGGTCCTGGAAGGCCTTCAGCATGGCGGCCTTCCCCTCGGTGGCCTGCGGCTCCATCTTCACCGGGATGCCGAGCACCTCGGGCGACACCATGTAGCCGCGCAGGTGGCAGGCCCCCCGGTTGCTGGTGGCGTAGGCGAGGCCCATTCCCTGCAGGCCCCGGCCGTCGTACGCCGGGAACTCCTGCCCCTTGACGGTCATCGAGAGGTCGGGGCGGCCGTACTTGGCGCAGAGGCGCCTGCTCCCCATCCCGATTTCCTTGCCGAAGCCCTCGCCCCGGGCCGTCAGCTCCGCGAGCTTCACCATCGCCTCGGTGGAGCCGAAGGGGAGCTCGAAGCCGACTTCGTCCTTCGTCAGGATGCCGAGGTCGTAGAGCTCCATCGCGGCACCGACCGTCGCCCCGAACGAGATCGGGTCGAAGCCGTGCTCGTTGCAGAGGAAGTTCGCGTACGTGAGGGCCTCGAGGTCGTTCACGCCGTTCGCGGCGCCGAGCGCCCACGCGGCCTCGTACTCCACGCCGCCGGAGGCGCCCTGGTACTGCGGCTTGTCCTTGACGGTGAAGTGGCCGGGGTCCATCCGGGAGATGCGGCCGCAGGCGATGGTGCAGCCGAAGCAGGCGCCGTTCGTCACGAGGTTCGCCTTGCCGTCGGTGGAGCGCTTCCGGTGCATCGCCTCGCCCGAGATGTCATTCGCCCCTTCGAACTGGATGTCGCGGTGGTTGCGGGTCGGGAGCGCCCCCAGCTCGTTGATGACGTTCATCAGGACCTGGGTGCCGTAGGTGGGGAGCCCCTGGCCCGTCACGCCGTTCGCCGCGAGGACCTTCTTCGCCGCCTCCGTGGCCGCGAGGAACGCCTTCGGGTTCGCGAGGGGGTAGGAGTCGGTGCGGGTGCCGCGGACGGCGACGGCCTTGAGGTTCTTCGACCCCATGACCGCGCCGACGCCGGACCGCCCGGCGGCCCGGTGGAGGTCGTTCACGATGCCGGCGTAGAGGACGCCGATCTCGCCCGCCCGGCCGATGGCCGCGACGCGGATCTGCGGGTCCTGGTGGGCCTTCTTGATCCCCTCCTCGGTCTCCCAGACGGTCTTCCCCCAGAAGGGAGCGGCGTCCACGAGCTCGGCCTTCCCGTCGGTGAGGAGGAGGTAGACCGGCTTCGGCGAGGCGCCCTCGAAGATGAGCATGTCCCAGCCCGCGAACTTCAGCTCGGCGCCGAAGTAGCCGCCGGAGTTGGAGCAGGCGATGGCGCCCGTAAGGGGGCCCTTCGTCACGACGGAGTAGCGGCCCCCGGTGGAGGCCATCGTCCCCGTGAGCGGCCCGGTCACGAAGATGAGCTCGTTCTCGGGGGCGAACGGGTCGACCTTCGGGTCGACCTCGCTGACGAAGTACTTCGTGGCGAGGCCCCGCTGGCCGAGGTAGTCGTGGGCCCAGGCCATGTTCAGGGGCTCGGGGGTGCAGGTTCCGGCAGTGAGGTTCACGCGGAGGACGTTTCGGGTCCAGGCCATGTCCGTCTCTCCTTACGCCGTCGCCGCGGTCGTGTCGGTCTTCCCGGCCCAGGCGCGCATCTTCCCGAGGCCGGTCCAGTCCGCGTCCACGTAGGTGATGGCGCCCGTCGGGCAGGCCTTCGCGCAGGCCGGGTCGCCGTCGCAGAGGTCGCACTTCTGCACCTTGCCCGTCGAGGCGACGTAGTTAATCGTCCCGAAAGGGCAGGCGATCGTGCAGACCTTGCAGCCGACGCAGGTGGGCTCCAGAACGATCTTCGCGCCGGTGACGGGGTCGAGCTTGATCGCGTCCACCGGGCAGGCGATCAGGCACCAGGCCTCGTCGCACTGCGTGCAGGTGTACGGGACGAAGCGCCCCTCGTGGTGGAACGTGAAGACCTTGATGCGGGACTTCGCGATGGTGAAGCTCCCGTACTTCTCCCACGCGCAGGCCATCTCGCACTGAAGGCATCCCGTGCACTTGTTGGGGTCGATGTGGAGGGATTTCTGCATCGAGAGCACCTCCGGTCGAGTCCGTGCCGGACCGACGACTGGAAATCATAGTTCCAGCGACGGCGGAAGGGCCCTCTTTTCCTCTCCGAGGGTTCGGCAGACGTCGCGGCCCGCGTCAGCCCGGCTGGCGGCGGAGGGCGCGGGCCTGCAGGAGCAGGAACGACACGGTCGTCACGACGCCCGCGAGCATCACGAAGAGCTCGATCCCGGGCCCCTTGGTGCCGCGGGAAGAGAAGACGAGGGCGACGACGAGGGGCGCGACGAACTGGTTCGCGA
Above is a genomic segment from Holophagales bacterium containing:
- a CDS encoding NADPH-dependent F420 reductase codes for the protein MKTIGLIGAGHIGSQVARLAVAHGYGVLISNSRGPETLAALVRELGPHARAGTTVEAASEGDIVVVTIPLKSIGSVPVEPLAGKVVIDTNNYYPERDGQIPALDDESTTTSELLQAHLPTSKVVKAFNHIYAAELTTHGQPAGTPNRRALVIAGDDPSAKATVTRMLDAFGFDTVDAGPLKEGWRIQRDTPGYGPRRNAEELRKDLAAAKRYRDL
- a CDS encoding tetratricopeptide repeat protein; protein product: MSLPAGTQLGPYVILAPLGTGGMGEVYRATDSRLGREVAVKVLTRDAGSPVRRERFLREAQAASALNHPGIVTVHDVGREQGVDFIVMERVEGRTLRQILDAGPLPVDEALGYARQAAAALAVAHAAGIVHRDLKPQNLMVTPGGQLKVLDFGLACVESGVVDSIGPTKERLTEFGTVVGTPGYMSPEQVEGKPVDARTDVFSLGIVLYEMLTGKAPFGGSSAAAVLYEIVHRVPEPAVRLRPGLGRHVTDVLDAMLRKDPAQRLADGGEVLAALTGAPLRSRTGRRGLAWAVAAAAAVLIGCVVVVGLAWRARLPSSPEVRTAAASAPGNAYDRYLEGLELVKRWDKGTNLDDAIRLFREAAAEDPAFALAFARLADAERIKYALTRDRTWLDAAGRSADEAVRLNPGLAPVQVALGRIHGMRGSNDLAFAAFERALAIDANDPEANQAIARQYERLGRLEDAEASYRKALSLDPENLSILDAFANFLFRQGRFEEAVREWRAVIRLAPDNAAALVNLGSALSETGRFAEAITLYERAVSLKPSTMAYSNLGTAYSRAERYPEAAAAYRKALELDGEDWLAWGNLAYVSSWMKGMDAAAVEAFERAIRLAEAERKESPRDASLHSQLALYYAKTGDRRLSLQRLSTALTLSPGTGQIQADAAEVYELFGMREKAVAALRRSLDLGFQRQQLLRNPELSRLLEDPRMKTPS
- a CDS encoding MoaD/ThiS family protein, producing the protein MRIALKLFASLTERLPPESRARHRVELEVEEGATVLDVIRRQGIPEAQCFLVLVDGAWVAPQDRAARVLSEDQALAIWPPVAGG
- a CDS encoding NAD(P)/FAD-dependent oxidoreductase, with the translated sequence MRHVIIGSGPAGVIAAETLRKADPSAEITLLCGEGEPPYARMAIPYLLKGDIDEAGTFIRKDRDHYGRMRIDLVPARARAVDTAARVVDVGNGRGLPWDRLLVATGSRPSREKIPGIDLPGVRTCWTLEDARALLAGIRPGTRVVQMGAGFVGCIIMEGLLARGADLTILVRSSYMVRRMMNPTASGLIRRWCESKGVKILTRTQPKGLAASGAALKVDLGEGRTLDADIYLSVVGVDPNREFLAGSGVEIGQGVVVDANLQSSVPGVYAAGDVAETPDVVTGKRQLNAIQPNATEQGRTAALNMAGHSTRFKGSFVFNVLTTLGLAASSFGEWQGVPGGESAEVLDESRYRYLNLQLDGDRLVGANCVGFGDHVGAFRGLIEGRRRLGAWKKRLMNDPAQVMQAYVETAVPACGAG
- a CDS encoding aldehyde ferredoxin oxidoreductase family protein, whose product is MAWTRNVLRVNLTAGTCTPEPLNMAWAHDYLGQRGLATKYFVSEVDPKVDPFAPENELIFVTGPLTGTMASTGGRYSVVTKGPLTGAIACSNSGGYFGAELKFAGWDMLIFEGASPKPVYLLLTDGKAELVDAAPFWGKTVWETEEGIKKAHQDPQIRVAAIGRAGEIGVLYAGIVNDLHRAAGRSGVGAVMGSKNLKAVAVRGTRTDSYPLANPKAFLAATEAAKKVLAANGVTGQGLPTYGTQVLMNVINELGALPTRNHRDIQFEGANDISGEAMHRKRSTDGKANLVTNGACFGCTIACGRISRMDPGHFTVKDKPQYQGASGGVEYEAAWALGAANGVNDLEALTYANFLCNEHGFDPISFGATVGAAMELYDLGILTKDEVGFELPFGSTEAMVKLAELTARGEGFGKEIGMGSRRLCAKYGRPDLSMTVKGQEFPAYDGRGLQGMGLAYATSNRGACHLRGYMVSPEVLGIPVKMEPQATEGKAAMLKAFQDLTAVVDSAGICLFTTFAWGLADIQPQIQAACEGDWSAERLLLVGERIWNMEREFNLAAGLTKKDDCLPPRLMKEAAKTGPQKGAVSKLDVMLPEYYEVRGWTAEGIPTPGTRKRLGV
- a CDS encoding 4Fe-4S dicluster domain-containing protein yields the protein MQKSLHIDPNKCTGCLQCEMACAWEKYGSFTIAKSRIKVFTFHHEGRFVPYTCTQCDEAWCLIACPVDAIKLDPVTGAKIVLEPTCVGCKVCTIACPFGTINYVASTGKVQKCDLCDGDPACAKACPTGAITYVDADWTGLGKMRAWAGKTDTTAATA